One Pagrus major chromosome 11, Pma_NU_1.0 genomic region harbors:
- the her6 gene encoding hairy-related 6 isoform X2, translated as MPADMMEKTSSSPVAATPASMNTTPDKPKTASEHRKSSKPIMEKRRRARINESLGQLKTLILDALKKDSSRHSKLEKADILEMTVKHLRNLQRAQMTAALNTDPTVLGKYRAGFSECMNEVTRFLSTCEGVNTEVRTRLLGHLANCMTQINAMNYPSQHQHQHQLPSTAGPTHPSFGQSMVQIPSSSPQVLPMNAVSCKGGSSPANLPSDATKVYGGFQIVPATDGQFAFLIPNAAFAPNGPVIPVYANNVGTPVPVPAAVSPGAPSGNSDSVWRPW; from the exons ATGCCTGCCGATATGATGGaaaaaacctcctcctccccggtCGCTGCAACCCCGGCAAGCATGAACACAACTCCCGATAAACCCAAGACAGCATCGGAACACAGAAAG tCATCCAAGCCAATTAtggaaaagaggagaagagcCAGAATCAACGAGAGCTTGGGCCAGCTGAAAACTCTCATCCTGGATGCGCTCAAAAAAGAT AGCTCCAGACACTCTAAACTGGAGAAGGCGGACATCCTGGAGATGACGGTGAAGCATCTCCGGAACCTCCAGAGGGCTCAGATGACCG CAGCCCTGAACACGGACCCCACAGTCTTGGGAAAATATCGTGCCGGTTTCAGCGAGTGCATGAATGAAGTCACCCGGTTCCTGTCCACCTGCGAAGGTGTCAACACCGAGGTCAGGACGCGGCTCCTCGGCCACTTGGCCAACTGCATGACCCAGATCAACGCTATGAACTACCCCAGCCAGCatcagcaccagcaccagctcccATCCACCGCCGGACCAACCCACCCCTCCTTCGGCCAGTCCATGGTGCAGATCCCCAGCTCGTCACCGCAGGTCCTGCCCATGAACGCGGTGTCCTGTAAAGGAGGCTCATCGCCGGCTAATTTACCTTCAGACGCCACCAAAGTGTACGGTGGTTTCCAGATCGTGCCTGCCACAGACGGACAGTTTGCATTCCTCATACCTAATGCGGCATTTGCGCCGAACGGCCCCGTTATCCCGGTGTACGCCAACAACGTGGGCACGCCGGTCCCTGTACCGGCTGCGGTTTCCCCCGGAGCCCCGTCGGGCAACTCGGACTCAGTGTGGCGACCCTGGTGA
- the her6 gene encoding hairy-related 6 isoform X1: MPADMMEKTSSSPVAATPASMNTTPDKPKTASEHRKSSKPIMEKRRRARINESLGQLKTLILDALKKDSSRHSKLEKADILEMTVKHLRNLQRAQMTALNTDPTVLGKYRAGFSECMNEVTRFLSTCEGVNTEVRTRLLGHLANCMTQINAMNYPSQHQHQHQLPSTAGPTHPSFGQSMVQIPSSSPQVLPMNAVSCKGGSSPANLPSDATKVYGGFQIVPATDGQFAFLIPNAAFAPNGPVIPVYANNVGTPVPVPAAVSPGAPSGNSDSVWRPW; encoded by the exons ATGCCTGCCGATATGATGGaaaaaacctcctcctccccggtCGCTGCAACCCCGGCAAGCATGAACACAACTCCCGATAAACCCAAGACAGCATCGGAACACAGAAAG tCATCCAAGCCAATTAtggaaaagaggagaagagcCAGAATCAACGAGAGCTTGGGCCAGCTGAAAACTCTCATCCTGGATGCGCTCAAAAAAGAT AGCTCCAGACACTCTAAACTGGAGAAGGCGGACATCCTGGAGATGACGGTGAAGCATCTCCGGAACCTCCAGAGGGCTCAGATGACCG CCCTGAACACGGACCCCACAGTCTTGGGAAAATATCGTGCCGGTTTCAGCGAGTGCATGAATGAAGTCACCCGGTTCCTGTCCACCTGCGAAGGTGTCAACACCGAGGTCAGGACGCGGCTCCTCGGCCACTTGGCCAACTGCATGACCCAGATCAACGCTATGAACTACCCCAGCCAGCatcagcaccagcaccagctcccATCCACCGCCGGACCAACCCACCCCTCCTTCGGCCAGTCCATGGTGCAGATCCCCAGCTCGTCACCGCAGGTCCTGCCCATGAACGCGGTGTCCTGTAAAGGAGGCTCATCGCCGGCTAATTTACCTTCAGACGCCACCAAAGTGTACGGTGGTTTCCAGATCGTGCCTGCCACAGACGGACAGTTTGCATTCCTCATACCTAATGCGGCATTTGCGCCGAACGGCCCCGTTATCCCGGTGTACGCCAACAACGTGGGCACGCCGGTCCCTGTACCGGCTGCGGTTTCCCCCGGAGCCCCGTCGGGCAACTCGGACTCAGTGTGGCGACCCTGGTGA